A genomic region of Caldicellulosiruptor acetigenus contains the following coding sequences:
- a CDS encoding ABC transporter ATP-binding protein, whose translation MFVKVENLSKIYRIGKNEIRALNDVSFELERGKIYTVIGPSGSGKTTLFNILGGLDRADEGRVFVDGKEITAMDMKKLSEYRKDYVGFVFQFFNLINGLTVYENVLSSAILSKNPLDVDMVLKMMDVYSEKDKFPFELSGGQQQRVAIARAVVKNPAMILCDEPTGALDYESSKLVLKLLEDINKRFGTTILIITHNLAISKMADATLKLRSGKLIEFLPNPQKISAEEVTW comes from the coding sequence GTGTTTGTCAAGGTTGAAAATCTCTCTAAAATCTACAGGATTGGGAAAAACGAGATAAGAGCCCTAAATGATGTGAGCTTTGAGCTTGAAAGAGGAAAAATCTACACAGTGATTGGACCGTCTGGCTCTGGCAAAACAACCCTTTTTAACATCCTTGGCGGGCTTGACAGGGCAGATGAAGGAAGAGTCTTTGTTGATGGGAAAGAAATTACTGCAATGGACATGAAAAAGTTATCTGAGTACAGGAAAGACTATGTTGGATTTGTCTTTCAGTTTTTCAACCTCATAAACGGTCTTACCGTGTATGAAAATGTTCTGTCCAGTGCGATTCTAAGCAAAAATCCTTTGGATGTTGACATGGTGCTCAAAATGATGGATGTATATTCAGAAAAAGATAAATTCCCGTTTGAACTGTCCGGCGGTCAGCAACAGAGGGTTGCAATTGCAAGAGCGGTTGTCAAAAACCCTGCGATGATTTTATGCGATGAACCAACTGGAGCTCTAGATTATGAAAGTAGCAAGCTTGTTTTGAAGCTTTTAGAAGATATAAACAAAAGGTTTGGTACAACCATCTTGATAATAACACACAACCTTGCCATCTCTAAAATGGCAGATGCAACATTAAAACTAAGATCAGGAAAGCTTATTGAATTTTTGCCCAATCCTCAGAAAATCTCTGCTGAGGAGGTAACGTGGTAA
- a CDS encoding ABC transporter permease — protein sequence MVIKKIPLRVIKRELLQFISIILLTAMASMIYTLFSVSMEDVDSNYKQFIKDYVQEDGYFITSQPVDTKLVEKEFGIELEERLFYDSQEDEITFRVFSLPEKINLPYTQPQKDLKNGEIFIDPSFLKAHNLKIGENIKIAGKNFKIAGKAYLPDYIYLIKNDQDFLPDPQRFAVVIMTKEDMKNTFPSLPVHYYSYKGNVKKLENFKSYVNSHWFLLKFMTKNENPRIIYTEMKLENAKRMTMPLSLFIVLVSSFILFIVMRRVINSMHAEIGTLYSMGYTQKDVFGVFMRFALYIWILGSILGICFGLLEASPFAEFYRSYFTLPKLKAIFPLKHIFVALFLPAVFIFLSCYLALRSFLKLTIVQMLHGTDEIKFGKLPNIKLFDKFDFKTRIMLKYGTRHFARELILLIGIIFSTILMMYGLVAKDSIVSAIEKTYQKNFKYEYLYILNSTSNHPEINLPADAEKFNMMSFDVEGEKISIIIYGIKKDSRLINLFDERGRKLDVSNNLIITRPLANKLGLKEGDSIAIKNKFNDKRYTLKIQKIAALSTGNNGYLEIESFNSMFGFGKDDYIGIFSKESLNLDKNMVFESFSKSELVDSFKKSAQDLSKSIGVIALFSAIIALLIVYVLSNLTLNENKKNIGILKMLGFKENDIFKMMLGFNNISFIIGFILGIPLSKLTMDGLIAQATKDIDFAMSLDLSLQSITSTFVILGVVYVISRLLVKRKMSKLMPVEILREQVD from the coding sequence ATGGTAATTAAAAAAATTCCACTGAGAGTAATCAAAAGAGAACTTCTTCAGTTTATTTCTATTATCCTTTTGACTGCAATGGCAAGCATGATATACACATTATTTTCTGTCTCAATGGAAGATGTTGATAGCAATTACAAACAGTTTATAAAAGACTATGTTCAAGAAGATGGATATTTTATAACCTCACAGCCTGTAGATACTAAGCTGGTTGAAAAAGAGTTTGGAATTGAATTGGAAGAGAGGCTTTTTTATGACAGCCAAGAAGATGAGATTACTTTTCGAGTGTTTTCATTGCCAGAGAAAATCAATCTGCCTTATACTCAGCCTCAAAAAGATTTAAAAAATGGCGAAATTTTTATAGATCCAAGCTTTTTAAAGGCACACAATTTAAAAATTGGAGAAAACATAAAAATTGCAGGTAAAAACTTCAAAATTGCTGGCAAGGCATACCTCCCTGACTATATCTACCTTATTAAAAACGACCAAGATTTTTTGCCAGACCCACAAAGGTTTGCAGTTGTGATTATGACAAAAGAGGATATGAAAAATACTTTTCCCTCTTTGCCAGTACACTATTATAGCTACAAAGGAAACGTTAAAAAACTTGAAAATTTTAAAAGCTATGTAAACTCTCACTGGTTTTTGCTAAAATTTATGACCAAAAATGAAAATCCGAGGATAATTTATACTGAGATGAAGCTTGAAAATGCAAAGAGAATGACAATGCCGCTGAGCTTATTTATAGTATTAGTGTCATCGTTTATCCTCTTCATAGTCATGAGAAGAGTTATAAACTCAATGCATGCAGAGATTGGTACGCTATATTCCATGGGTTATACACAAAAAGATGTCTTTGGTGTTTTTATGAGATTTGCACTTTACATCTGGATCCTTGGCTCAATTTTAGGTATTTGTTTTGGCCTTCTAGAAGCATCACCTTTTGCAGAGTTTTACAGGTCATATTTTACACTGCCAAAGTTAAAAGCAATCTTTCCTCTAAAGCATATTTTTGTGGCACTGTTTTTGCCTGCAGTATTCATATTTTTGTCTTGTTATCTTGCATTGAGAAGCTTTTTAAAACTCACAATTGTTCAGATGCTGCATGGCACAGACGAGATAAAGTTTGGCAAGCTTCCAAATATAAAGTTATTTGATAAATTTGATTTCAAGACAAGAATAATGCTCAAATACGGAACAAGACATTTTGCAAGGGAATTAATATTATTAATTGGTATAATTTTTTCAACCATACTGATGATGTATGGACTTGTTGCAAAGGATTCGATTGTGTCTGCAATAGAAAAGACATACCAGAAGAATTTCAAGTATGAATATCTTTATATTTTAAACTCTACCTCAAATCACCCTGAAATAAATCTCCCAGCCGATGCAGAGAAGTTTAACATGATGTCTTTTGATGTAGAAGGGGAAAAGATTAGCATTATAATATATGGCATCAAAAAAGACTCAAGACTTATAAACCTATTTGATGAAAGGGGTAGGAAACTCGATGTCTCAAATAACCTTATTATCACAAGACCGCTTGCAAACAAGCTTGGCTTAAAAGAGGGGGACAGTATTGCTATAAAGAACAAATTCAATGATAAAAGATACACATTAAAAATTCAAAAGATAGCAGCCCTTTCTACAGGAAACAATGGATATTTGGAGATAGAGAGCTTTAACAGCATGTTTGGGTTTGGCAAGGATGATTATATTGGGATTTTTTCAAAAGAAAGCTTAAATCTTGACAAAAACATGGTATTTGAAAGCTTTTCAAAGTCAGAACTTGTGGATAGCTTCAAAAAATCGGCTCAAGACTTATCTAAAAGCATAGGAGTCATAGCATTGTTTTCCGCAATCATAGCACTATTGATTGTCTATGTTCTTTCAAACCTCACTTTGAATGAGAATAAGAAAAATATTGGGATACTCAAGATGCTTGGATTCAAAGAAAATGACATATTCAAAATGATGCTTGGATTTAACAATATCTCATTTATTATAGGATTTATCTTAGGTATTCCACTATCCAAACTTACAATGGATGGTCTCATAGCACAAGCAACAAAGGACATAGATTTTGCAATGTCTCTTGATTTGAGCCTGCAAAGTATTACAAGTACGTTTGTAATCTTGGGGGTTGTATATGTTATTTCACGACTTTTAGTAAAAAGAAAGATGTCAAAACTTATGCCAGTTGAGATTTTAAGAGAGCAGGTAGATTAA
- a CDS encoding Uma2 family endonuclease, translating to MEVSFSNKYEYYTYEEFLKLQKEETQFKIEYDKGFIFSMAPAHPNHDRVKNKIATAFINHLGFDGMCEVFTSDIAVVFESQNEIYEFQPDIMACCNPKLFHGPKYKGIPRLIVEILSYSTEHRDRTIKLSVYEKFQVPEYWIVDISNECIEVYSNNINGKYCSINKYKKGMTIKVFDNLVLDVDEIFSVVK from the coding sequence GTGGAAGTAAGCTTTTCCAATAAATATGAGTATTACACATACGAAGAATTTTTGAAACTTCAAAAAGAGGAAACCCAATTTAAAATTGAATATGACAAGGGCTTTATCTTTTCTATGGCTCCTGCTCACCCAAACCATGATAGGGTAAAGAACAAAATCGCAACAGCGTTTATTAATCATCTTGGGTTTGATGGCATGTGTGAAGTTTTCACAAGTGATATTGCTGTTGTCTTTGAAAGTCAAAATGAAATTTACGAATTTCAGCCAGATATAATGGCATGCTGCAATCCTAAACTTTTTCACGGACCTAAATACAAGGGAATTCCCCGCTTGATTGTTGAAATACTATCATATTCGACAGAACACCGCGACAGAACAATCAAACTGTCTGTGTATGAGAAATTTCAAGTACCTGAGTACTGGATAGTGGATATTTCGAATGAGTGCATTGAAGTTTACAGCAACAATATCAATGGAAAGTATTGCTCAATAAATAAATACAAAAAAGGTATGACAATAAAAGTATTCGATAACCTTGTTTTAGATGTTGATGAAATATTTAGCGTGGTAAAATAA
- a CDS encoding Rpn family recombination-promoting nuclease/putative transposase, producing MEQKPPHNQYDLTFKRIFSFKEVFLNFLKSTIKRPWVDKIDLQSLEFVDRSFVKDEFVEKEADVIYRAKIEDTDIYFYVLLEAQSTADKTMPRRLFEYMNLIWQRHIEETKDELLPPVVPIVLYNGRSNWNVPTLIFKGWDIFKDDMFNYFLVDVNNLDDETLKNRLDLLSVILYLDRSRKTAKEFIEKLKEVTEYISCLPTEQVKVFAMWLLRVIRPQMMEEIQGEIDELLGRIEQEGVADVGDFVFNVQRLMQEYYKEAEEKGKEKGYEEGKFEGKLEATIRIARNMILAGAEDSFISKVTGLDIEKIKELRQNMTDKEFEQF from the coding sequence GTGGAACAAAAACCTCCTCACAACCAATACGATTTGACTTTTAAAAGGATATTTAGTTTCAAAGAAGTATTCTTGAACTTTCTAAAATCAACCATCAAAAGACCATGGGTTGATAAAATAGACCTGCAGAGCCTTGAGTTTGTAGATAGAAGCTTTGTTAAAGATGAGTTTGTTGAAAAAGAGGCAGATGTCATCTATAGGGCAAAGATTGAGGATACTGACATATACTTTTATGTTCTTTTAGAAGCCCAGTCAACAGCAGACAAAACTATGCCAAGAAGACTTTTTGAGTATATGAACCTGATATGGCAAAGGCATATCGAAGAAACAAAAGATGAACTTCTGCCACCAGTTGTACCAATAGTTTTATACAACGGCAGAAGCAATTGGAACGTACCGACGCTTATATTCAAAGGCTGGGATATTTTCAAAGATGACATGTTCAACTATTTTCTTGTTGATGTGAACAATCTTGATGATGAAACACTTAAAAATAGGCTTGACCTTTTGAGTGTAATATTGTATTTGGATAGGTCAAGGAAAACAGCAAAGGAGTTTATAGAGAAATTAAAAGAGGTGACAGAGTACATTAGTTGTTTGCCGACAGAACAGGTGAAGGTATTTGCGATGTGGCTTTTGAGGGTGATAAGACCGCAGATGATGGAAGAGATACAAGGGGAAATAGATGAGCTTCTTGGAAGAATAGAACAAGAGGGGGTGGCTGATGTGGGTGATTTTGTATTTAATGTTCAGCGGCTGATGCAGGAATATTACAAAGAAGCAGAGGAAAAAGGAAAAGAAAAAGGGTATGAGGAAGGAAAGTTTGAAGGAAAACTTGAAGCTACAATCAGAATAGCAAGAAACATGATATTGGCAGGAGCAGAAGACAGCTTTATTTCAAAGGTCACAGGACTTGACATTGAGAAAATAAAAGAATTGAGGCAAAACATGACAGATAAAGAATTTGAACAATTCTGA
- a CDS encoding tRNA (adenine-N1)-methyltransferase translates to MEQSFDTKRVIIGPEGFKKVVDISVPKRVNLPTGYIETDKLAKISPGGSFFANDVEYYVFPCDTFDYVMHFLKRHTQIVYPKDGAYILMRLDIHPGKRVGEAGTGSGAFTLYLSMAVGPEGKVYTYEQREEFYKMAEKNIKNFSKFDNVVMHNKSIVEGIEEKDLDAFFLDIREPEEAISAVREALKPAGHLGILVPTTNQVSETLTALQAHRFYVSEVVEIMMRQYKPVPERLRPDDRMIGHTAYMIFARKIL, encoded by the coding sequence ATGGAGCAGTCGTTTGATACAAAGAGAGTAATCATAGGTCCAGAAGGGTTCAAAAAGGTTGTTGACATATCAGTGCCAAAAAGAGTTAATCTTCCAACAGGATATATTGAAACAGACAAACTTGCAAAAATTTCTCCTGGCGGAAGCTTTTTTGCAAATGATGTTGAGTATTATGTCTTTCCTTGTGACACGTTTGACTATGTTATGCACTTTTTGAAAAGACATACACAGATAGTCTATCCAAAAGACGGAGCATATATTCTGATGAGACTTGACATACACCCCGGAAAAAGAGTTGGTGAGGCCGGAACAGGCTCTGGTGCGTTTACGCTTTACCTTTCGATGGCTGTTGGTCCGGAAGGGAAAGTGTATACATATGAGCAAAGAGAAGAGTTTTACAAAATGGCTGAGAAGAATATAAAAAATTTTTCAAAGTTTGACAATGTGGTTATGCACAACAAATCAATCGTAGAAGGAATTGAAGAGAAGGATTTGGATGCATTCTTTTTAGATATCAGAGAACCTGAAGAAGCAATTAGCGCTGTAAGAGAGGCTCTAAAGCCTGCAGGGCACTTGGGAATACTTGTTCCAACAACAAATCAAGTGTCAGAGACCCTCACAGCCTTGCAAGCACACAGATTTTATGTCTCCGAAGTTGTTGAAATAATGATGCGCCAGTACAAGCCTGTGCCAGAGCGTCTGCGACCTGATGATAGAATGATAGGGCACACCGCTTATATGATTTTTGCAAGGAAGATTTTGTGA
- a CDS encoding CBS domain-containing protein, giving the protein MLSNIINHDFIKLLPTDTVKFALEQMQKRKKSVAVVVDENDFLKGIIVKVDIYRFLSQPGHYETYPVELAMTKAVITADKNDDIKDVAKLLREHDISAVPVLDNGKVVGLVGLEDIVDYFIKM; this is encoded by the coding sequence ATGCTTTCAAACATCATTAACCATGATTTTATAAAGCTTTTGCCGACTGACACAGTCAAATTTGCACTTGAGCAGATGCAAAAAAGAAAAAAGAGCGTGGCAGTTGTTGTGGACGAGAATGACTTTCTCAAAGGAATCATTGTAAAAGTAGATATTTACAGGTTTTTGAGCCAGCCAGGACATTATGAAACATACCCTGTTGAGCTTGCCATGACAAAAGCTGTTATTACAGCTGACAAAAATGATGATATTAAAGATGTTGCAAAACTCTTGCGTGAACATGATATCTCTGCTGTTCCTGTTCTTGACAATGGTAAGGTAGTTGGCCTTGTTGGACTTGAGGATATTGTTGATTATTTTATAAAGATGTAG
- a CDS encoding Mrp/NBP35 family ATP-binding protein, with product MRQNTMHPIPKNEFTDVKKIYAIVSGKGGVGKSLVTSLLAVGLRREGFEVGILDADITGPSIPKMFGVSGAKIESDSKALYPVRTHNDIRIMSMNLLLNKEDAPVIWRGPLIAKTIEQFWTEVGWGVLDYLFIDMPPGTGDVALTVFQSLPIDGIIIVTSPQDLVSLIVKKAYNMAKQMDIPIVGIVENMSYAICPHCGKEFDIFGKSKLESVAEQLDLRILGRIPIDPELTKLCDEGEIEKARNLYLDSCIEVLKRDVVEGEENF from the coding sequence TTGCGACAAAATACAATGCACCCAATTCCAAAAAATGAATTTACAGATGTAAAAAAGATATATGCCATTGTCAGCGGCAAGGGCGGAGTAGGAAAAAGCTTGGTTACATCTTTGCTTGCCGTGGGTTTGAGAAGAGAAGGATTTGAAGTTGGAATCCTTGATGCGGACATTACCGGACCATCTATCCCAAAGATGTTTGGTGTAAGTGGTGCTAAGATTGAGTCAGACTCAAAGGCACTATATCCTGTGAGAACTCACAATGATATAAGAATTATGTCAATGAATCTACTTTTGAATAAAGAAGATGCTCCAGTGATTTGGAGAGGACCGCTCATTGCAAAGACAATAGAGCAGTTTTGGACAGAGGTTGGCTGGGGTGTTTTAGATTATCTTTTTATAGACATGCCCCCCGGAACAGGTGATGTTGCACTTACAGTTTTTCAATCTTTGCCAATTGACGGAATCATTATTGTAACATCGCCTCAAGACCTTGTTTCTTTGATAGTCAAAAAAGCTTATAACATGGCAAAACAAATGGATATACCAATTGTAGGTATTGTTGAGAATATGAGTTATGCGATATGTCCTCATTGTGGAAAAGAATTCGATATTTTTGGTAAAAGCAAGCTGGAAAGCGTAGCTGAGCAGTTAGATTTGAGGATTTTAGGACGGATTCCAATAGATCCAGAACTGACTAAACTTTGCGATGAGGGCGAAATTGAAAAGGCGAGGAATTTGTACTTGGATTCCTGTATAGAGGTTTTAAAAAGGGACGTTGTAGAAGGGGAAGAAAATTTTTGA
- a CDS encoding NifB/NifX family molybdenum-iron cluster-binding protein — protein MKIAVMMVGNQISPHFGGSEKVCIYTIENGNVVAKEYFDMPEHRAGLFAKFIKEKGADVVIAGSIGERARYIFDTLGIKYFIGVLGDPDEAVEKLLKGQLKSNEALANEIHEREEGLNHHTHRHSHQHHHNGK, from the coding sequence ATGAAAATAGCAGTAATGATGGTAGGCAATCAGATAAGTCCCCACTTTGGGGGAAGTGAAAAAGTTTGTATTTATACAATTGAAAATGGCAATGTTGTAGCAAAAGAATATTTTGACATGCCAGAGCACAGAGCAGGACTTTTTGCAAAATTTATAAAAGAAAAAGGTGCAGATGTTGTAATTGCAGGCTCAATAGGTGAGCGGGCAAGATATATATTTGACACTCTTGGAATAAAATATTTCATTGGTGTGCTGGGAGATCCAGACGAAGCAGTTGAAAAGCTATTAAAAGGCCAGCTGAAGTCAAACGAAGCCCTTGCAAATGAGATTCATGAGCGTGAAGAGGGACTCAATCATCATACCCATAGACATTCTCATCAGCACCATCATAATGGAAAGTAA
- a CDS encoding DUF134 domain-containing protein encodes MPRPIRCRRVEFLPRFKYFSPREGSNDEVLLKVEELEAIRLKDLEGLMQEECAQKMQVSRQTFQLILEEARKKIADALINGKAIRIEGGNYVFGNCKYTCLNCGKVFESEKDECPECHSSHVVCHRGKGRGHCFRHHGGW; translated from the coding sequence TTGCCACGACCTATAAGATGCAGAAGAGTTGAGTTTTTGCCAAGGTTTAAATATTTTTCACCACGTGAGGGTTCAAATGATGAGGTTTTGCTGAAGGTTGAAGAGCTTGAGGCAATAAGACTTAAAGACTTAGAAGGGCTCATGCAGGAAGAATGTGCACAAAAGATGCAAGTTTCCCGCCAGACATTTCAGCTCATATTAGAAGAGGCGAGAAAAAAAATTGCCGATGCTCTTATTAACGGCAAAGCTATCAGAATTGAAGGTGGGAACTACGTTTTTGGAAATTGCAAGTATACCTGCTTAAATTGCGGAAAAGTTTTTGAATCAGAAAAGGATGAGTGCCCAGAATGCCACTCTTCTCATGTTGTATGTCACAGAGGAAAAGGAAGAGGACACTGCTTTAGGCACCACGGGGGGTGGTGA
- a CDS encoding heavy metal translocating P-type ATPase has product MEKKTLSVTGMTCASCARAIEKSVSKVEGVSNVSVNFALEKLIVEFDESKASIDKIKEAVERAGYGVLDDREETIREVSIPISGMTCASCARAIEKSISKLNGIKEVSVNLASEKARVVYDSSQVRLSEIKNAIIKAGYTPLEIEKTSYEDSHQERKQKEINSLFRRFVIASIFAVPLLLIAMAHVVGVPLPEIISPEKHPLNFALVQAILEIPIVIAGYKFYTVGFSRLFKFHPNMDSLIAVGTGAAILYGLFAIYQIAIGNYQYVKEMYFETAGVIIALVLLGKYLEAVSKGKASEAIKKLMGLAPKTAVVVQGDNEIVIPIEEVEVGDILLVKPGEKIPVDGEVIEGRSFVDESMLTGESIPVEKTPGSKVIGATINKNGTLKIKATKVGKDTVIAQIIKLVEDAQSSKAPIARLADVISGYFVPVVILIAVISALAWYFVDNSFIFALRIFITVLVIACPCALGLATPTAIMVGTGKGAEHGILIKSGDALETLHKITMVVFDKTGTITEGKPKVTDIIPANGWESERLLQIVASAERLSEHPLGEAIALAAKEKNLQLFEASQFEAISGHGIEAVVDGQKVLVGNIKLMKDKGIDIPMLLDVEKLTVEAKTPMFVAIDGKFAGIIAVSDVIKPNSRRAIELLHSMGIEVAMITGDNSKTAKAIAKQVGIDRVLAEVLPQDKANEVKKLQREGKKVAMVGDGINDAPALAQADVGIAIGSGTDVAIESADVVLMKNDVLDVVNAILLSKKTIQNIKQNLFWAFFYNTLGIPIAAGVLHIFGGPLLNPIIAALAMAFSSVSVVSNALRLKRFTPVN; this is encoded by the coding sequence GTGGAGAAAAAAACTTTGAGTGTAACAGGTATGACATGTGCTTCGTGTGCAAGGGCAATTGAAAAAAGTGTTAGCAAAGTAGAAGGAGTAAGTAATGTCTCGGTTAACTTTGCGCTTGAGAAGCTCATAGTTGAGTTTGATGAAAGCAAAGCCAGCATTGATAAGATCAAAGAAGCTGTGGAAAGAGCCGGCTATGGTGTTTTGGACGATAGAGAAGAAACTATTAGAGAGGTAAGCATTCCCATCTCAGGCATGACATGTGCTTCATGTGCAAGAGCGATCGAAAAATCAATTTCAAAGCTTAATGGAATAAAAGAGGTAAGTGTTAACCTTGCAAGTGAAAAAGCAAGAGTTGTGTATGATTCGTCTCAGGTAAGGCTGTCTGAAATAAAAAATGCGATAATAAAAGCAGGATATACGCCACTTGAGATTGAAAAGACATCCTATGAAGATTCGCATCAAGAACGAAAGCAAAAGGAGATAAATAGTCTTTTTAGGAGATTTGTCATTGCAAGCATATTCGCAGTTCCACTTTTATTGATTGCTATGGCACATGTGGTGGGAGTTCCGCTGCCAGAGATAATCTCGCCTGAAAAACATCCTTTGAATTTTGCGCTTGTACAAGCGATATTGGAAATTCCAATTGTCATTGCAGGGTATAAGTTCTACACGGTAGGCTTTAGCAGGCTTTTCAAGTTTCACCCCAACATGGACTCATTAATTGCAGTTGGGACAGGAGCTGCTATCTTGTATGGGCTTTTTGCTATATACCAAATTGCAATAGGTAACTACCAGTATGTAAAAGAAATGTATTTTGAGACTGCAGGTGTAATTATAGCCCTTGTGTTACTGGGCAAATACTTAGAAGCAGTTTCCAAAGGCAAAGCCTCAGAAGCCATAAAAAAATTAATGGGACTTGCACCAAAAACTGCAGTGGTTGTTCAAGGTGATAATGAAATAGTCATTCCAATAGAAGAAGTTGAAGTAGGCGATATACTCTTAGTAAAGCCCGGGGAAAAGATTCCCGTTGATGGAGAAGTAATTGAAGGTAGAAGCTTTGTGGATGAATCAATGCTGACAGGTGAAAGTATCCCTGTTGAAAAAACACCTGGAAGCAAGGTTATTGGTGCCACAATAAACAAAAATGGCACGCTAAAGATAAAAGCTACAAAGGTCGGCAAGGATACAGTCATTGCGCAGATTATCAAACTGGTTGAGGATGCTCAAAGTTCAAAGGCACCAATCGCAAGGTTGGCAGATGTAATCTCAGGGTATTTTGTGCCAGTTGTCATTCTCATTGCTGTAATCTCAGCCCTTGCATGGTACTTTGTTGACAATTCATTTATTTTCGCTTTGAGAATATTTATTACCGTCTTGGTGATCGCATGCCCGTGCGCTTTGGGTCTTGCAACACCCACTGCTATTATGGTTGGAACAGGAAAAGGCGCAGAACATGGGATTTTGATAAAAAGCGGTGACGCATTAGAAACCTTGCACAAGATCACAATGGTTGTTTTCGACAAAACGGGAACAATTACCGAAGGTAAGCCAAAAGTAACTGATATAATTCCGGCAAATGGGTGGGAAAGCGAAAGACTTTTGCAAATAGTAGCTTCGGCAGAAAGGCTCTCTGAACATCCTTTAGGTGAAGCAATAGCCTTGGCAGCAAAGGAAAAGAATCTGCAGCTTTTTGAAGCAAGTCAGTTTGAAGCAATTTCAGGGCATGGAATAGAGGCAGTGGTAGATGGACAAAAAGTTCTTGTTGGGAACATAAAACTCATGAAAGATAAAGGCATTGATATACCAATGCTACTTGATGTAGAAAAACTAACAGTTGAGGCAAAGACGCCTATGTTTGTAGCAATAGATGGAAAGTTTGCTGGGATCATAGCAGTATCAGACGTGATAAAGCCAAATAGCAGAAGGGCAATTGAACTTTTGCATAGCATGGGCATTGAGGTAGCAATGATTACAGGGGATAATAGCAAAACAGCAAAAGCAATTGCAAAACAGGTTGGAATAGATAGGGTTTTAGCAGAGGTTTTGCCACAAGACAAGGCAAATGAAGTGAAAAAGCTACAAAGAGAAGGCAAAAAGGTTGCGATGGTTGGCGATGGGATCAACGACGCACCAGCTTTGGCTCAAGCTGATGTGGGTATAGCAATTGGGTCTGGAACAGATGTTGCAATAGAGTCTGCTGATGTAGTTCTTATGAAAAATGATGTATTGGACGTTGTAAATGCAATACTGCTTAGCAAAAAAACAATACAGAACATCAAACAGAATCTATTCTGGGCATTTTTCTACAACACATTGGGCATTCCGATTGCAGCAGGAGTTTTACACATATTTGGTGGCCCGCTTTTGAATCCGATAATAGCAGCCTTAGCTATGGCGTTTTCTTCCGTCTCGGTTGTTTCAAATGCTCTGAGGTTAAAAAGATTCACGCCTGTAAATTAA
- a CDS encoding heavy-metal-associated domain-containing protein, whose product MTKKIYIKGMTCDHCVRRVENSLKAIEGVSSVKVDLQGKVATVELSKDVKDEEFVRAIDDAGYEVARIE is encoded by the coding sequence ATGACAAAGAAAATTTATATTAAAGGCATGACCTGCGACCACTGCGTAAGAAGAGTGGAAAACAGCCTAAAAGCCATAGAAGGTGTAAGTTCTGTTAAGGTTGACCTACAAGGCAAAGTTGCAACTGTTGAGCTAAGTAAAGATGTAAAAGATGAAGAATTTGTAAGAGCAATTGATGATGCAGGGTATGAGGTTGCGAGGATAGAATAG